The stretch of DNA GGTCCGCGACTCCGTTTAACACAAGGTCATATAAATAACGGTCATTATGTTCTTGATAAGCTGTCAAATAAATACCAGCCTGCATCCGGTTGATACTGCGGCCATAGCCCATTTGGTAGCCTGGTTCAATCGACCAAGGAAGCTTTGTGTAGGCACCGTCTGCTGTGAGCCAGTTATTGATCGAGATATACTCAGCAATTGTGCGTTTAAACCATTCATCGCGTGTAGATGAGCTCTGGAACAAGGACTTGTCCGATACAAGCGCCCATGAATCTGAAATGGCGTTGCCTTTTACCGTTATGTTCATATTTGCCGTAACGGTATTGTCAGCCTGCTGAACGTCATAGCCTGCATACTCTTGATCAAGCACACGAATGCGGGAAACGGTACCGTCTGCATATTTCTGCTCTTTCGGAACGGCCACATAGTTTTTGCCCATCATCACTTCGCCTGTAACCGCTGACCCTTTTTTGGCAGAAAGCACGCCAATTGGGTGGCTCGTTTCATCAATGCCAAATACGTCATGGTGTTCACGAACAACGGTCCCCTGATCGCTGTATTTAGCAAGTGAATAGTTATCAGACTGTGAAAACGGCAGGGAAACAGTAGCGGAATATGTATTGTCCGCATTGTGAGTAAATTTCGTGAAGACGAATGTATCGCCGTTTGTCAGCTTGCGAAGGGTTACACGAAGAGATCCGAGTGGTTTAGAAGCATAACCCATATGATAATAGTAGTGATAGTCTGTTGATTCAATATGCTTGTCCGTTTCCTGACGGTCATATTCCAGCGGCACGCCGCTTGAATTCATGCGTACCTTTACATATTGATAGTCGTTAATCGGAATAATCACTTCCTGATTATCAGCCGGTTTTGGCACTTCAATCGGCTCTTTAATCGTGCCAAGAAGTCCAAGCTTTGTCATCATCCGGTGAATAAAAACCGCTGATTCGCCGCGTGTTGCTATTTTCTTCGGCAGGAACGTATTATCTGCTGTTCCGTAAATCAGTCCGTAATGCGTCATTCGTTCAACCGATGCATACGCATAAGCGCCAATTTCTTTCGCATCTGTGAAGGTTAATGGTGTACGCTCCATGTAATCGCCTTTATACTGCATCGCCCGGTCCAGCATAACCGCTACATCAGAGCGGGTAATGGCTTCGTTCGGGAGTGCTTTTCCTTCGGTTGTTCCCTGGATGATACCAGCTTTTTTCGCAGCGGCAATTTCAGGGTAAAGTGTGCTGCCAGGACCGACATCCACAAAAGCGGAATCGCCGGCAGGCAAATCGAGTGCCCGGGCAAGGTACGCCAAAAACTGGCCTCTTGTTACACTTGCGTAAGGACGAAAGGTTCCATCCTCATAACCCGCAATGACGCCATCTGCCACAAGATCCTCGATCTCTTTTTTTGCCCAGTGGCCTGAAATATCGCTGAAGCTCTGTGCGGACACGTTAACCGCGAATAGGATCACGAGTAAAAGTGCCGTCAGGCTTCCTCCAATTTTTCGCATAAAATCCCCTTTCTTTTTTGTTTCAATGTTACAAAGAAAAGTATAACATACCGGAAAAATGACCCAATGTTAAATTATCATGACATTCTGATAACGATTGTAATATTTATCCAGAGGAAGTATACTGAAGCTGAAAGGATGTGACCTATGAAACAAGCTCTCTTTTTTTCAGGCCGTGAATTAACAGATGAAGAAATTCCGATTCTCTCCGATGTTCATTCTCTCGCTGTCCGCCCCGGCTTGTCCCGTCCGCTTCTTTGCCACCGCTGTGGAAACACTTCTAACTTCTCATCTCATCCATGTGCCCGGTGCGGCACTGACTGCGCGTACTGCCGAAACTGCATTCAAATGGGCAAAATCTCTTCCTGTACAACCCTTTACCGCTGGATCGGCCCCGAGCCGGCGCATCCGAAGCGAGCCGGAGAGATGCACTGGTCCGGCACACTGTCAGCCGGCCAAAAGAAAGCTTCCCAGCATGTTCAGCATGCGGTAGAAAACAATCTTGAACATACCGTCTGGGCCGTTGCCGGGGCTGGGAAAACAGAAGTGCTATTTGGAGGTATCGCTGAAGCTCTTCAAAATGGAAAACGTGTCTGCATTGCCGCACCAAGAGCAGACGTAGTCCGGGAGCTGGCTCCGCGCCTTCAAAGTGTGTTTCCTGATACGCCGCCTGCTGTACTGTATGGAGGCAGTCCAGACCGGCATACGTACAGTCCGCTTGTGATCGCTACTACCCACCAGTTGCTCCGCTTTTTTGAAGCGTTTGACGTTATGATCGTCGATGAAGTCGACGCTTTTCCGTACACGTTTGATGCTTCGCTTCAATTCGCCGTTCAAAAAGCACGCAAACAGAAATCCTCTCTTATTTATTTAACAGCTACGCCTGAACTCTCCTGGCAGGAAGACATCCACTCCGGCAGGCGGGAAGCGACACTGATTCCGGCCCGCTATCACCGCCATCCGCTGCCTGTACCGGAGATGAAGTGGTGTGGAAATTGGAAAAAATCGATTGTCCCCGTATCTGTTTTGGATTGGCTGAAAGGAAAGGAGAAAGCCCTTCTTTTTTATCCTCATATTGAAACAATGGACAAAGCCCTTTTGACATTAAAACAAGTGGATGCACGTATCCAAAGTGTGCATGCCGAGGACCCTCTCCGCAAAGAAAAAGTCGAAGCGATGCGCAGAGGAGAAATTCCGGTTTTGCTCACCACAACGATTTTGGAGCGAGGTGTGACATTCCCCGGTGTGGATGTGGCAGTAGTCGGTGCAGAAGACCGGATTTTTACAGAAAGCGCCCTTGTGCAAATAGCCGGGCGCGCCGGACGAAGTGCCGACTGTCCAACCGGCATTGTGACTTTTTTTCATTACGGAAAAACAAATGCCATGGTGCGGGCCATCAGCCAGATTACCAGGATGAACAAGCTTGGAGAAGAAAGGGGGCTGCTGGATGTATGAGCCGGTGCCTGCTTTGTGAAAGTGAAACAGCCATTCAGTCATGGGCTGCTTTTTTCGGGGCAAAGGGTCCGCTGCTGTGCGAAAACTGTTCCGCACCACTCAAAAAACTGACAGGGCCTTTTTGCAAAATCTGCTGCCGGGAAATGAAGGAGGCTGGAATCTGTCCGGATTGCGCTGCATGGGAAGGGGGCATCTTTCATTCCAACCATTCTTTCTATCAGTATAATGATGCCATGAAGGAACTGATCGCCTGCTTTAAGTACCGGGGAGATTATGCACTAGCAGATATTTTTGCACAAGATATCAGGAGGATGGCCAGGCGGTTGGAGTATGACATCATCTGTCCGGTCCCGCTGTCTCTTTCGCGTCTTGCAGAGCGGCGCTTTAACCAGTCAGAAGCGCTTATTGAGCGGGCAGGACTGCCGCAAACTGCGCTTCTTGGGCGGCGTGAATCCGACAAGCAGTCTAAAAAAACACGTGCCGAGCGGATAAACGCCAAGCAGACGTTTTACCCAATTGGGGATGCAGCAGGGAAAACCATTCTTGTAATTGATGATATTTATACAACCGGCGCAACTATGCAACTTGTAGCTAAAGCACTACAAAAAGCCGGTGCCATCTCCGTAAAAAGTATCACGGTTGCCCGCAGCGGCTCTTGACAATTGACCATTCCGCCATGAAAATAGAACCAACGAATGACAACATGAGGTGAATGGGATGAACGAAATCGTAAACTGCCCGCGCTGCGGTGCATTATATGCTAAAAATGCCTTTCGTGATGTATGTCCAGCATGTTCCCGATCAGAAGAAGAGCTTTATCAAGCTGCTTATACATTTTTAAGAAAAAGAGAAAACCGCGCCGCAACAATGGAACGCATTGTCGAGGTAACCGGTGCGACTGAAGAAATGATTTATAAATGGGTAAAGAAAGGACGCCTTCAAGCGGCGCAGTTTCCAAACCTCGGTTATCCATGCGACCGCTGCGGCGCGATTATTCAGCGCGGCAAGCTGTGCAATAAATGCGTTGATGAAATTGAGTCTGACCTGAAGCAGCATGACCGTGAGCAGCAATTTGCGAGTGAGCGTCAGGATGACCGCCAGAAAACCTATTTGGGCAAACGATTTAATTAAACCCGTCTTCAGGCTGTTGGCAAATGCCCGCTTTCTTACTTTGTCTGCACTCTCGAACCCGCCTTTTGGCGGGTTTTTTTGATTTGAAAATCACGCCAAATTCCTCACTAAACATTTCCACCGTCTTGACGATATAATAAGCACAAGTACAAAAAGAAAGCGAGGATACGGAGATGAAAATTAACCATACCCCTGGAGTAAATGGAATCAATCCGTATCAGAAGCAGCTGAAAAAAGTAGATGCGGCTAAATCAGCCAGCCCGGCAGCCGGCGATAAACTTGAAATTTCAAGCGCCGCCAAAGAGATGCAAGACTCATCCAGAATACTAGCTGAACGCCGCGAAAAAATCGCGCTTCTGAAGGAAAAGATCGCGGATGGCACATACAAGCCGGATGCAGATGCAACCGCCAAAGCCATGCTCGACTTTTACGGAAAGCTGTAACTGTCACCGGATCGCCCACAAACTATTGTTGGGCGATCTTTCTTTATGTATAGACCAAGGAAAGGAGACCGACTGATGAAGATTCAGCCACAACTGGCACCCTCACCAAGTCAAACAGCGCCCGCAGCCGTTCAAGGAGAAACGAAAGCAGCGCCAGCGTCAAACATAGCCCCCACCGCATCCGCACCGAGTACGGACAAGCAGCCTGCGGAACTCGCGGTATTTACCCAAAAAGGAGTTACCCTTACAAAAGAAGCCGCACAGGCTGTTCAAACGTTTATGGAAACAGCACCGGGAACGAAAGCGGATAAGCTTGCGACAGTCAAAGCTCTAGCGGACAAAGGAATCATGCCGTCTGAGGCATCGCTCAAAGCGGTGCATGCTGCACTGACAGGTACGCCGTTTGGCAGACAGGCAGCCGAGTGGCTGGCGCAGTCGGACATCGAATTTCCGGAAAATATTCGCGCGGCAATCGATAAAGCACTGCAGCTTGGGCGGACACAGGAAGCTATTACTGCGATAAAATCTTCACCTCTTCCCGAGCAGGTTGTGAAGCAAATTGAAGTATTGGTGAAACAAACAAGCTCACCTGTCCAGCTGGTTCAGGCATTAAAAAACCTGGCGGCCGAGCAGAATCTCCCGGCTGCCCAGCTTATTGAGCGGGCAGGCGCTATTCAAGCAGAAACCATTCAAAACACGGCTAAGGAAAAGCTAGGAGAAGCACTAAACGCACTGTTAAAGCAGCAGCCTGCCGATACCCTCCTTCAAGCGCTCGCCCAAAAGCTTGATCAAAATGGTTCCCTGGAGGAAATTGTCCAGGCACTGCGCACCTCTTTTACGGGAAACCGTACTGCTGTTTTGAAATCCGTCGCAGAAGCCTTGCAGCTGGCTGACCTGGCAAAGGAACGAGTAGCGGGAACTTTACAGCCGTCAGGCATTATCCTGCCAGAAACAGATGAAACGGAGCCATCCCTGACGCAAAGAGCAGCGGCTATGATCCAAAAAGAACCATCTTTTGAGCGGGTCGCTGTTTTTGTAAGAGACACCCTGCCGGAATTACATGAGGCAGTCGAGCGGGCAGAGACACTGGCTGGATCAGGAAAAGAGCTCGCCGCACGCGGTGAATTGATGAAAGCCGTTGAACCGCTCATCCCGCCTTCTACTGCAAGCGAGAGGGTCAGTCTGCCGGATGATTTATTTGCTCACGTGCCGCCCGCTTCCAAAACAGTCGTGATGACGACGATTACCGAAAAAATGTCACAGTCAGCGATTGATTTTAAACAATTCAAGCGGGACATCGTACGCAATTTGCAGACCGCCGAACTTCTGGTCAAAACACCGCAGCAAGCGAAGCCGGTCGTGGAGACTGCCATTAAAACATTGGATAACGCCATTTTAAAGGGCAATTTTATGCTTTTTACTGATATGAAAACAGAAAAAGAGCTGATGCAGGCATCCCAGCAGCTGGCAGATGCACGCAAGCTGCTTGCTAAAGGTGATACGCAGGCTGCCTCCCGGATTGTATCAGACGTGAAGACGCTGATCGATAAAGTAACGTTTAAACCATCCGATGCCCGTGTGATTCATATGGCCACGCAGGAGCTGGCCGATACACCGCAGCGCCATTTAGCCGGCGCCATGGCGGGTCTTTATGATACACCAAGCGCCCGTAATGCATTTGAGCTTGTGAGGGCAGCCGGGCTCAACTTTGAACACGAGCAAGCCGCTTCTCTTTTAAAAGGAAAAGCGGAGGTGCCGAATGGGGTCAAGCAAGCCCTGCTGGCTTCAATGGGGCAGCAGCAGTCAGGAGGGAGTTCTGGTGAACAGGCGGCCGCCAATCTAACGGGCCAGCAGCTGTTAAGCAAACCGGAAACCGGCCTGCAGTCCATGATGATGTCTCTGCCGTTTTTACTGGGCGGCCAGGCGGATAACGTGAATGTTTTTATCCGCTCAAAAAATGGCGGCCAGCAGGTAGACTGGGAAAACTGCTCGCTTCACTTCTTGTTTGAAACAAAAAAACTGGGACCGGTCGGCATGACCATCACAGCTGCTGACCGCAACCTTTCTTTAAAAGTACAAAACGACCAGGAAGGCTTTGAACAAAAAATGGCGCCGCTTGCTGCCGTGCTCAAAAACCGGCTTTCCGATATCGGCTACCGGGTTGGAGCGGTTCAGTTCGGTCCGTTTGCTCACGAAGAAAAGAGCGGGACAGCCGTGAAGCAGGCAGCCGCCGCTGCTTCCACGAAAGGGTTTGATTTGACGATATGAGTTATTACAATCAAATAAAGCGCCGGAAAGTAAATGGTCCGTCTGCCGCCGTTATCCGCTATGAAGAGGGAAGTGCGCCAATGGTCGTCGCACAGGGAAAAGGCGCGCTCGCTTCAAAAATTTTGGAACTCGCCAGCCAGCATGGCATTCCGATGGAGCAGGACTCGTCACTTCTGTCAGAGCTGATCGATATTGACCTTGGTAATTCCATCCCGCCTCAATTGTATTCGGTTATTGCTGAAATGCTGATTTTAATCGAAGAAATGGAATCTGCGTATTAAAATTCGGCAAATTTTGCCGATACACTCACATGAGGTGACAAATGTGATCACAAAAGAAATGATTTATCGAAAAACACCACAGGAAATTACAGCTCTTTTATATGAAGCAGGACTGACGCAATTTGACCATGCGATCGCTTTTTTAGCAGAAAAACAATATGCAGAAGCCAACAAGGCGATGCAGAAAATTAACGATATTACGGAGCGGCTCGGCGCCGGCTTGAACTATGAAGCGGGCATTATCGCCGACCAGCTCGATCATGTATATAACTTTATTGCCGACACCGTCGTTCAAGCCAATTTGTACAAAGACGCCAAAAGGCTCCAGCAGGCACGCCAGCTTTTCGAAACGATTGCGGAGGCATGGAACGAAGCGTTAAAAGCGGCACCGGCCAGGCCGGCTGCACGCAAAAAAAATGCATACGAACAAAATATTTTTGTCGAAGCCAGACCGGCCAATACTTTTGAAACGGGGAACTGATCAATGAGAATTAACCATAACATTCAAGCATTGAATGCGTACCGTAACCTGGGGAATACAAACAATGCTACATCGAAAAGCCTTGAAAAGCTGTCATCCGGCCTTCGCATTAACCGGGCAGCGGACGATGCGGCAGGCCTGGCGATTTCGGAAAAAATGCGTTCGCAAATCCGCGGACTTGACATGGCGGAGCGCAACTCACTCGATGCGATTTCTTTGATTCAAACAGCAGAAGGTGCACTTGCTTCTTCCCATGACATTGTACAGCGGATGCGGGAATTGGCGGTACAGGCTTCGAACGGAACACTGGAAGATTCCGACCGTGAAGCTATCCAAAATGAGATTAATGCCCTTACTGAAGAAATTGACCGGATTGCCGATACTACTCAATTCAACCGAAAAGTATTATTCAGCGGCAAAAAAGAAGCATTTGCACAAGGGGACTTTGGAGAAGGTAGTCTTTCTAAAACGCTTAGCACTGGAGACACTTTTAAATTAACATTTAACGAAGTACCAAATGAAAATGATACCACTACAATTGGCGATCAGGAATATACATTTGTAAAAGATTCCACAGCAGTATCGCCAAATATCAATATTGAGGGAAAAACAGCAGAAGAGGTCGCAGCTGCTTTAGCAACAGCAGTCGGCTCTGGGGTGGCTGTTTCTGGACGTGCCCTGACCATTACTGCCCCATCTGATGGATATGCAGTATCGCTAACAGACAATAATTACGAAGAGCTTCAGTCTTTAAAGCTCACTTTCCAAATTGGTGCGAATGAAGGTGAAAGCCTAGAAATCCAATTGAAGCGGATGGATGCGCAAGCCTTAGGTCTCGCAGTTGGCCTGGATTCAAAAGGAAATGCGATTGCAGGTATTGATATTTCTACAGCGGCTAATGCTCAAGCAGCCGTTTCCATATTCGATAAAGCAATTGGCGACATTTCACTAGAGAGAAGCCGTCTTGGCGCGGTACAAAACCGCCTTGACCATACGATTACAAATTTACAAACCGCCAATGAGAATTTAACAGCTTCCGAGTCTCGTATCCGCGATTTGGATATGGCAAAAGAAATGACCCAGTTTACGAGAAATAACATTTTGAACCAGGCAGGACAGGCGATGCTTGCACAGGCAAATCAGCTTCCACAGGGTATCCTGCAGCTTCTTCAATAATCAAAACGGAGTGAATGATGATGGAAATCCAGCGCGTAAATAAAGTTTCCGCGTCCCGGACCGAACGAAAAGAAGAAACCGCGAAAGCATCCGTGACGTTCACGGATGTGATCGCAAACAAGCGTCAAAATGCTGCGCTTGAAAAAATGAATCGCATGGTGAAAGACATTGAGGTGCAGGGAGAAAAACTCGCCGAGCATCGGACCATCGATGATTTGCGCAAGTACAAAAAAATGGTCAAAGAATTTATGCAGGAAGCGGTAGACAGCGGTCTGCAGCTGGAAGAGCAGCGGGGCTTTAACCGCCGCGGCCGGACGAAGGTCTACAAAATTGTCAAAGAAGTAGACAGCCGTCTGACTCAGCTTGCCAATGACGTGATCAATAAAGAGAAATCACAGCTTGATATTTTAAGCAAGGTCGGCGAAATTCAAGGACTGTTAGTTAATATTTACACATAAAAAAGGGGGAGCGTCATGCTCATCGAAACGCTTGAAAAACAGCTGGCGCTTCATAAAAGCCTGCTGGCGTTAGCGCAGGCAAAAACAGAGGCCATCAAACAAAATAAGATGGACGAATTGAACCGGATTGTCCGGGACGAACAAAAGCACGTAAGCGCCATTATGATACTTGAGAAGAAACGAACGGAGCACTCTGGTCAAACGTTAACCGAGCTCCTGCCATCTCTTTCGGCAGAAGAGCGTCAGGGCGCTGAGGAAATCCGCGGACAATTGATCACAGTCCTTCAGGAATTGCAGCGCACAAATAGGCTCAACGAAGAGCTACTGGACCAGTCGCTTCAATTCGTTCATCTGCAGCTCGACCTTCTTGCTCCTCCTGAAGCAGGAAACTACGCGCCGGATGGTGACTCAGATCAAACGCCATCAGCCGGACCTATTTTTGATTCGAAAGCATAGGAGAGAAACCGAATGAGATCAACTTTTATGGGACTTGAAACCGCAAAGCGCGGCATGTTTACCCAGCAAAGCGCCTTGTACACAACAGGTCACAATATTTCGAATGCCAACACTCCTGGCTATACACGCCAGCGTGTTAATTTTCAAACGACTACTCCTTATCCTGCAGTCGGCTTAAACAGACCTAATATTCCAGGACAAATGGGTACGGGGGTAGAAGCAGGTTCTGTTCAAAGAATTCGAGATTCTTTTCTTGATACACAGTACCGCTCGGAAAGCACAAAGCTTGGTTATTGGAGTTCCCGCTCTGATGCGCTGAGTAAAGTGGAGGATATTATTAACGAGCCTACAGATGATGGCTTGTCGGCTGTTATGGGCGAGCTTTGGCAGTCGCTCCAGGATCTCGCCGGTAATCCCGAAAATGAAGGAACGCGGGGCGTCGTTCTTGAACGGATGCAGTCGGTAACAGACACATTTAATTATATGTCCGATTCCTTAACTTCAATTCAAAAGGACTTTGGCAATCAAGTGAATGTAACGCTTAAAGCGACTAACTCGGCTATTGATAAATTACATGATGTAAATCAGCAGATTAAATCGATCGAACCAAACGGATATTTGCCAAATGATTTATATGATGAGCGGGATCGGCTCCTGGATGAATTATCACAATATTTTTCTATTGAAACCAATTCAATTAAAAGCGGCGGTAACGCGCTTGATATTGCGGAAGGGGTATTAGAAGTCAGCATTGTAAACGCAGATGGAAGCAAGGTCCAGTTGGTTAGCGCTTCAGAACGATTCCATGTAGGGTTTGCAGCATCGGACGACACCGTACTGGACGGGGTGCCGGACTCAGGTGCCGGAGTAGTATCCTTGCAGGTATTTAAAGAAGATACCATAAATCCGGGAGAGTGGACGAAAGCTGCTGCAGGCGATTTTAAATATGTTGATAAAAACGGAAACAATATAAACTCAGCTGAGATTGATTTTGCTAC from Domibacillus sp. DTU_2020_1001157_1_SI_ALB_TIR_016 encodes:
- a CDS encoding S-layer homology domain-containing protein, with the protein product MRKIGGSLTALLLVILFAVNVSAQSFSDISGHWAKKEIEDLVADGVIAGYEDGTFRPYASVTRGQFLAYLARALDLPAGDSAFVDVGPGSTLYPEIAAAKKAGIIQGTTEGKALPNEAITRSDVAVMLDRAMQYKGDYMERTPLTFTDAKEIGAYAYASVERMTHYGLIYGTADNTFLPKKIATRGESAVFIHRMMTKLGLLGTIKEPIEVPKPADNQEVIIPINDYQYVKVRMNSSGVPLEYDRQETDKHIESTDYHYYYHMGYASKPLGSLRVTLRKLTNGDTFVFTKFTHNADNTYSATVSLPFSQSDNYSLAKYSDQGTVVREHHDVFGIDETSHPIGVLSAKKGSAVTGEVMMGKNYVAVPKEQKYADGTVSRIRVLDQEYAGYDVQQADNTVTANMNITVKGNAISDSWALVSDKSLFQSSSTRDEWFKRTIAEYISINNWLTADGAYTKLPWSIEPGYQMGYGRSINRMQAGIYLTAYQEHNDRYLYDLVLNGVADLDVFSGGEVTKGTQPLFYTEYTSTWLKKSYGTTAPYVDTRLNENAAMFLKNTGEALGIEALKDDNLSYANFLVNQKSFGNIIPVTASSYMISDYYKPGSKQTHSSLNHALGGMRFLIVAYEQTRDEKYLKPMREFKAGIENLYPKWIRTDSGRKGDFWYQVNPDLTFAGNDYELLTLLDLLLNQEALERIGLPRSAVFDQMIRSKTTYLVENNRPFIDEVVKKLNEQGFGDLISGTRAASTERIDREEMQMITDVLNSVPK
- a CDS encoding DEAD/DEAH box helicase codes for the protein MKQALFFSGRELTDEEIPILSDVHSLAVRPGLSRPLLCHRCGNTSNFSSHPCARCGTDCAYCRNCIQMGKISSCTTLYRWIGPEPAHPKRAGEMHWSGTLSAGQKKASQHVQHAVENNLEHTVWAVAGAGKTEVLFGGIAEALQNGKRVCIAAPRADVVRELAPRLQSVFPDTPPAVLYGGSPDRHTYSPLVIATTHQLLRFFEAFDVMIVDEVDAFPYTFDASLQFAVQKARKQKSSLIYLTATPELSWQEDIHSGRREATLIPARYHRHPLPVPEMKWCGNWKKSIVPVSVLDWLKGKEKALLFYPHIETMDKALLTLKQVDARIQSVHAEDPLRKEKVEAMRRGEIPVLLTTTILERGVTFPGVDVAVVGAEDRIFTESALVQIAGRAGRSADCPTGIVTFFHYGKTNAMVRAISQITRMNKLGEERGLLDV
- a CDS encoding ComF family protein, which produces MSRCLLCESETAIQSWAAFFGAKGPLLCENCSAPLKKLTGPFCKICCREMKEAGICPDCAAWEGGIFHSNHSFYQYNDAMKELIACFKYRGDYALADIFAQDIRRMARRLEYDIICPVPLSLSRLAERRFNQSEALIERAGLPQTALLGRRESDKQSKKTRAERINAKQTFYPIGDAAGKTILVIDDIYTTGATMQLVAKALQKAGAISVKSITVARSGS
- a CDS encoding TIGR03826 family flagellar region protein, with translation MNEIVNCPRCGALYAKNAFRDVCPACSRSEEELYQAAYTFLRKRENRAATMERIVEVTGATEEMIYKWVKKGRLQAAQFPNLGYPCDRCGAIIQRGKLCNKCVDEIESDLKQHDREQQFASERQDDRQKTYLGKRFN
- the flgM gene encoding flagellar biosynthesis anti-sigma factor FlgM, with the translated sequence MKINHTPGVNGINPYQKQLKKVDAAKSASPAAGDKLEISSAAKEMQDSSRILAERREKIALLKEKIADGTYKPDADATAKAMLDFYGKL
- a CDS encoding EscU/YscU/HrcU family type III secretion system export apparatus switch protein, coding for MSYYNQIKRRKVNGPSAAVIRYEEGSAPMVVAQGKGALASKILELASQHGIPMEQDSSLLSELIDIDLGNSIPPQLYSVIAEMLILIEEMESAY
- the fliS gene encoding flagellar protein FliS, whose translation is MITKEMIYRKTPQEITALLYEAGLTQFDHAIAFLAEKQYAEANKAMQKINDITERLGAGLNYEAGIIADQLDHVYNFIADTVVQANLYKDAKRLQQARQLFETIAEAWNEALKAAPARPAARKKNAYEQNIFVEARPANTFETGN
- a CDS encoding flagellin, which encodes MRINHNIQALNAYRNLGNTNNATSKSLEKLSSGLRINRAADDAAGLAISEKMRSQIRGLDMAERNSLDAISLIQTAEGALASSHDIVQRMRELAVQASNGTLEDSDREAIQNEINALTEEIDRIADTTQFNRKVLFSGKKEAFAQGDFGEGSLSKTLSTGDTFKLTFNEVPNENDTTTIGDQEYTFVKDSTAVSPNINIEGKTAEEVAAALATAVGSGVAVSGRALTITAPSDGYAVSLTDNNYEELQSLKLTFQIGANEGESLEIQLKRMDAQALGLAVGLDSKGNAIAGIDISTAANAQAAVSIFDKAIGDISLERSRLGAVQNRLDHTITNLQTANENLTASESRIRDLDMAKEMTQFTRNNILNQAGQAMLAQANQLPQGILQLLQ
- a CDS encoding YaaR family protein codes for the protein MEIQRVNKVSASRTERKEETAKASVTFTDVIANKRQNAALEKMNRMVKDIEVQGEKLAEHRTIDDLRKYKKMVKEFMQEAVDSGLQLEEQRGFNRRGRTKVYKIVKEVDSRLTQLANDVINKEKSQLDILSKVGEIQGLLVNIYT
- a CDS encoding flagellar protein FlgN, whose amino-acid sequence is MLIETLEKQLALHKSLLALAQAKTEAIKQNKMDELNRIVRDEQKHVSAIMILEKKRTEHSGQTLTELLPSLSAEERQGAEEIRGQLITVLQELQRTNRLNEELLDQSLQFVHLQLDLLAPPEAGNYAPDGDSDQTPSAGPIFDSKA
- the flgK gene encoding flagellar hook-associated protein FlgK, which gives rise to MRSTFMGLETAKRGMFTQQSALYTTGHNISNANTPGYTRQRVNFQTTTPYPAVGLNRPNIPGQMGTGVEAGSVQRIRDSFLDTQYRSESTKLGYWSSRSDALSKVEDIINEPTDDGLSAVMGELWQSLQDLAGNPENEGTRGVVLERMQSVTDTFNYMSDSLTSIQKDFGNQVNVTLKATNSAIDKLHDVNQQIKSIEPNGYLPNDLYDERDRLLDELSQYFSIETNSIKSGGNALDIAEGVLEVSIVNADGSKVQLVSASERFHVGFAASDDTVLDGVPDSGAGVVSLQVFKEDTINPGEWTKAAAGDFKYVDKNGNNINSAEIDFATEAGAVTFSQGELRGLIEAYGYQTRAAGSETVKGIYSDMLDQIDQMAFTFATMFNTVQGYGVDLNNPASSTNKNFFNIDAYSSTNYKGIASAIGLNENMLPKDIAAAMSSYTDASGKHANAGDGKNAQNLSNIGAILLNGSSFQLNGSDTPADMPELPIKSGSLNSFYEGVIGGMAVDAQQAARMVTNAGVLKDSVETNRQSVSSVSLDEEMTNLIKFQHAYNGAARMITVVDEMLDKIINGMGVGGR